The Pirellulales bacterium genome has a segment encoding these proteins:
- a CDS encoding ThuA domain-containing protein: protein MKRREMLVSSAAALALSQFPLGWVKAADKPKRKILFFTKSGGFEHSCIRRNGDNPSHADQVLTDLGKQHDFEVVASKDGRLFDSDISGFDAFFFQTQGDLLTVGNDKQPAMSAEGKKRLLDAVASGKGFLAAHCGADTCHSPGHDGGKQRQRQTDVDPYIAMVGGEFISHGPQQKARQVIVSPKFPGVAGVADKDTPDSFKINDEWYSLKNFADNLHVILVQDTQGMEGRDYDRPPFPATWARLNNKGRVFYTSMGHREDVWSSPKFQQILLGGLSWAVGNVDADVTPNIKQVTPGADVMPPS, encoded by the coding sequence ATGAAACGCCGTGAGATGCTCGTCTCGTCCGCTGCCGCGTTGGCCCTCAGTCAGTTTCCGCTCGGTTGGGTCAAGGCGGCCGACAAGCCGAAACGCAAGATTCTGTTCTTTACCAAAAGCGGCGGCTTCGAGCATAGCTGCATTCGCCGCAACGGCGACAACCCATCGCATGCCGATCAGGTGTTGACCGATTTGGGGAAGCAGCACGATTTCGAGGTCGTGGCCAGTAAGGATGGACGCCTGTTCGACAGCGACATCAGCGGGTTCGACGCGTTCTTCTTTCAAACGCAGGGAGACCTGCTGACGGTCGGCAACGATAAACAGCCTGCCATGTCGGCCGAGGGCAAAAAACGCCTGCTCGATGCGGTAGCCTCGGGCAAGGGATTTCTGGCCGCTCACTGCGGGGCAGACACCTGCCACTCGCCAGGACACGATGGCGGAAAGCAGCGTCAGCGCCAGACCGATGTCGATCCCTATATTGCCATGGTCGGCGGCGAGTTCATCAGCCACGGACCGCAGCAAAAGGCCCGGCAGGTCATCGTCAGCCCGAAATTCCCGGGTGTCGCCGGCGTTGCCGACAAAGACACGCCCGACTCGTTCAAGATCAACGACGAATGGTACTCGTTGAAGAATTTTGCCGACAACTTGCACGTGATCCTGGTGCAAGACACGCAAGGTATGGAAGGCCGGGACTACGATCGCCCCCCCTTCCCCGCTACTTGGGCAAGACTCAACAACAAGGGGCGCGTCTTCTATACGTCGATGGGCCATCGCGAGGACGTATGGAGCAGCCCCAAGTTTCAGCAAATCCTGCTGGGCGGACTTTCCTGGGCGGTTGGCAACGTCGATGCCGACGTGACGCCAAACATC